A window of Thermoproteus sp. genomic DNA:
CAACTTTAGTTGCATTACGCTATGCACGATACAACGTCCGAATTGCAGATAAAAAAGCATTAACCCGCTGGTACGCCCTGTCAACTATTGTTTCCAAGAGCTCCGAGCCCCTCTCCGCGGAGATTTCAGCCGGATCTATACATCCTACAATCCCGCTTTTGGACATCCACGCCGTCCTCAAATACCGCATCATATGTACGTCGCCTTCACACAACCTCTCCTTAGGCTCCTTGAGGAGCTTGCCGCCTAGAGCTAAATATATGCTCGCCTCGTCGGATCCCGCGTGGTCTCTGACGGGCGCGAGGGACCACACGTTTATCCAGAGCACTCTAGGGCCCAGCTCGTAGTCTATTTGAGACGTAATGGCGTTGCCAGCATCGGCTACGCCTCCATGTCCAGCCACGACAACCACATGATCGCACCACCTAGCCGCACTCTTCAGCACATCTCGTAGATATGAGAGAAAAACATCGCATTCCACAAATATCGTCGGCGCGAAGTCTTGATGTTCTTTGCTACAAGTATACCATATGGGTTCCAACACCTTGGCCCCCGTCAGCTCTCCGAGCTTCCTCGCCACATAGACTGCGACTTCCGTGTCTACAGTAGGCGGGAGATAGGG
This region includes:
- a CDS encoding creatininase family protein; the protein is MDCILPVGSYEQHGPYLPPTVDTEVAVYVARKLGELTGAKVLEPIWYTCSKEHQDFAPTIFVECDVFLSYLRDVLKSAARWCDHVVVVAGHGGVADAGNAITSQIDYELGPRVLWINVWSLAPVRDHAGSDEASIYLALGGKLLKEPKERLCEGDVHMMRYLRTAWMSKSGIVGCIDPAEISAERGSELLETIVDRAYQRVNAFLSAIRTLYRA